In Saccharicrinis fermentans DSM 9555 = JCM 21142, a genomic segment contains:
- a CDS encoding transposase, translating into MSRNYKFHNPEGVYFVSFAVVECLDVFTRNEYKDILLENLGYCQKHKGMEIYAWCIMSNHMHLIFRSTDRLKPELLLGDFKRFTSRVLVKTIQENPRESDSN; encoded by the coding sequence ATGAGTCGAAATTATAAATTCCATAATCCAGAAGGGGTATATTTTGTAAGCTTTGCCGTCGTAGAGTGCTTAGATGTTTTTACCAGAAACGAGTACAAAGATATTTTACTTGAGAATTTAGGCTATTGTCAGAAACATAAAGGTATGGAGATTTATGCTTGGTGTATCATGAGTAATCATATGCATTTAATATTTAGGAGTACGGATAGATTAAAACCAGAGCTTCTATTGGGTGATTTTAAGCGTTTTACAAGTAGAGTGTTGGTTAAAACTATACAAGAGAACCCAAGAGAGAGTGATAGTAATTAA
- a CDS encoding OmpA family protein, which produces MQSRVNQYPITKPFISMVLIIVMAGTVITNAQKLSTRSKKAATLYHKGLSFYKSGNYNSAKIPLAQALEKDSQFIEAHLLMSEVHFEQKNFVKQIEYLENVVNLDSTFFIFSYYNLGVAHFHIKNFKKAESWFKKYYNHTRDDGQKKKVEEWLTRVEFAHKAIQKPVIMNAKNLGSAVNTPNNEYWPSITADEQVLVYTVMVKRDSVLDKVPYANAMANLYHEDFFRSVKDESGEWSNRTQLSAPLNTMSNEGAQTLSSDGNWMFFTACGRGDSKGSCDIYFSQRTATGWSAPKNIGAPVNTPYWESQPSFSSDGRTLYYTSNRSGGKGGNDIWRASLLGIKSDGTPFFGKPENLGNKINTPSNEISPFIHPDNRTLYFASEGWPGMGKADLFMSRMNNGIFDTDPVNLGVPINTEDDEVGLIVTASGKTAYFSSDRLGDSFGGRDIYSFEMPEKIRPLPVSYVKGRIFDIRTKEKLKASLELSDLNKGQMVVHTLSSGFTGEFLVCLPANGSYALSVSKKGYLFYSDHFQMDSTSTVQDPQILDIYLKPLEIGEQVVLNNIFYETDSYELKSESEVELKKLLLFLEENSHTKIQILGYTDNVGAISYNQKLSMLRAKQVYQYLVDEGVDAQRLSYKGEGMNHPIDNNDTEEGRAKNRRTEMKIVE; this is translated from the coding sequence ATGCAATCAAGAGTGAATCAATATCCTATAACAAAACCTTTTATTAGTATGGTTTTGATCATTGTTATGGCTGGTACAGTGATAACCAATGCCCAAAAATTATCTACCCGATCGAAAAAAGCAGCAACGCTCTATCATAAAGGTTTGTCATTTTACAAGTCAGGAAATTATAATTCGGCCAAGATACCGCTGGCCCAAGCTTTGGAAAAGGATTCTCAGTTTATTGAGGCTCATTTGCTTATGTCGGAGGTTCATTTTGAACAAAAGAATTTTGTAAAACAAATAGAATATTTAGAAAATGTTGTGAATTTGGATTCTACCTTTTTTATATTCAGCTATTATAATTTAGGCGTTGCTCATTTTCATATCAAAAACTTTAAAAAAGCCGAAAGCTGGTTTAAAAAGTATTATAATCACACAAGAGATGATGGGCAAAAAAAGAAAGTGGAGGAATGGCTAACTAGGGTTGAGTTTGCCCATAAAGCAATACAAAAACCAGTGATAATGAATGCTAAGAATCTAGGTTCAGCTGTTAATACTCCAAATAACGAGTATTGGCCAAGTATCACTGCCGATGAACAAGTTTTGGTATATACAGTCATGGTAAAACGTGATTCTGTGCTTGATAAAGTACCTTATGCCAATGCCATGGCTAATCTTTATCATGAAGACTTTTTTAGGTCTGTTAAGGATGAATCTGGTGAATGGAGTAACAGAACCCAATTGTCGGCTCCTCTAAATACAATGAGTAATGAAGGGGCACAAACATTATCGTCAGATGGGAACTGGATGTTTTTTACGGCTTGTGGGAGAGGAGACAGTAAAGGCTCTTGTGATATTTATTTTAGTCAACGAACTGCCACAGGTTGGAGTGCCCCTAAAAATATAGGTGCGCCTGTTAATACTCCGTATTGGGAATCTCAGCCTTCCTTTTCATCCGATGGAAGAACCTTGTATTATACGAGTAACCGCTCTGGAGGCAAAGGAGGTAATGATATTTGGCGGGCTTCTTTGTTGGGAATTAAATCGGATGGGACACCCTTTTTTGGTAAACCAGAAAATCTGGGTAACAAAATTAATACTCCATCAAATGAAATATCTCCTTTTATTCATCCTGATAATAGAACCTTATATTTTGCTTCAGAGGGATGGCCTGGTATGGGAAAGGCTGATTTATTTATGTCGCGAATGAACAATGGTATTTTTGATACAGATCCTGTGAATTTAGGAGTTCCCATTAACACTGAGGATGATGAAGTAGGCCTCATAGTCACAGCCAGCGGAAAAACAGCATATTTTTCTTCCGATAGACTAGGAGATTCCTTTGGAGGAAGGGATATTTATAGTTTTGAAATGCCGGAGAAAATTAGACCTTTACCTGTGTCTTATGTAAAAGGAAGGATATTCGATATCAGAACCAAAGAAAAATTAAAAGCCTCCTTGGAATTGTCAGACCTGAACAAAGGCCAAATGGTCGTTCATACACTATCTTCGGGATTCACTGGTGAGTTTTTGGTTTGTCTTCCGGCAAATGGATCCTATGCCCTTAGTGTCTCTAAAAAAGGATATCTTTTTTATTCCGATCATTTTCAGATGGACTCAACCTCTACAGTCCAAGACCCTCAAATTCTTGATATTTATTTAAAGCCTTTGGAAATAGGAGAACAGGTGGTGCTTAATAATATTTTCTATGAAACAGATTCTTATGAACTGAAATCAGAATCGGAAGTTGAACTAAAAAAACTCTTGCTGTTTCTAGAAGAAAATAGTCATACCAAAATTCAGATATTAGGCTATACCGATAATGTAGGTGCTATTAGCTATAATCAAAAACTGAGTATGCTTAGAGCTAAACAAGTATACCAATATCTTGTGGATGAAGGTGTGGATGCCCAAAGATTATCCTACAAAGGTGAAGGCATGAACCATCCTATAGATAATAATGACACAGAAGAAGGACGAGCGAAGAATCGTAGGACTGAAATGAAAATTGTTGAGTAG
- a CDS encoding peptide-methionine (S)-S-oxide reductase: protein MKELFLIFIGLFLFMSSEAKNTEKATLGAGCFWCVEAIYDQLEGVISVESGYSGGTC from the coding sequence ATGAAAGAATTATTTTTAATTTTCATAGGATTATTTTTATTTATGAGTTCAGAAGCAAAAAATACAGAAAAAGCCACGCTGGGAGCGGGATGTTTTTGGTGCGTAGAAGCTATTTATGATCAATTAGAAGGTGTTATTTCGGTAGAGTCAGGCTATTCGGGGGGGACATGTTGA
- a CDS encoding replication-associated recombination protein A, producing MSNGHPPLAERQRPKSLEDYIGQKHLVGEGAVLRKMIDSGVISSIILWGPPGVGKTTLAKIISQQLNRPFYILSAINSGVKDVREVIEKAKKNKFFNSPNPILFIDEIHRFSKSQQDSLLGAVEQGVVTLIGATTENPSFEVISPLLSRSQVYVLKSLEIDDLRELVNKALTTDEILKNKNILVKEEEALFRFSGGDARKLLNILELVVNANAESKVEITNEKVSECLQSNPTAYDKNGEIHYDIISAFIKSIRGSDPDAAVYWLARMVEGGEDPKFIARRLVISAAEDIGMANPNALLLANQCFEAIKMVGWPEGRIILSQTTIYLATSPKSNASYLAIKKAQELVRQTGNLPVPLHLRNAPTKLMKELGYGKEYKYSHDYPENFVEQDFMPDEIKNARLYLPQNNAQENKIAERLKKWWKRKYNH from the coding sequence ATGAGTAACGGACATCCACCATTGGCTGAGCGTCAGCGCCCCAAGTCATTAGAAGATTATATTGGACAAAAACATCTTGTGGGCGAAGGCGCCGTATTACGCAAGATGATTGATTCAGGTGTGATATCTTCTATTATTTTATGGGGTCCTCCTGGTGTTGGAAAAACAACCCTTGCTAAAATCATATCACAACAACTTAACCGTCCTTTTTATATTTTATCTGCCATTAATTCGGGAGTCAAAGATGTTAGAGAAGTAATAGAAAAAGCAAAAAAAAACAAATTTTTCAACAGTCCGAATCCTATTTTATTTATTGATGAAATTCACCGTTTTAGTAAGTCGCAGCAAGATTCTCTTTTGGGTGCTGTGGAGCAAGGTGTTGTTACATTAATTGGTGCTACCACAGAGAACCCCTCATTTGAAGTTATATCGCCACTACTATCTCGCAGCCAAGTTTACGTTTTAAAATCACTAGAAATAGATGATTTAAGAGAATTGGTAAATAAAGCGCTTACTACGGACGAAATATTGAAAAACAAAAATATTCTAGTCAAAGAGGAAGAGGCTTTATTTCGTTTTTCGGGAGGTGATGCCCGTAAACTGCTTAATATTTTAGAATTGGTGGTGAATGCCAATGCTGAAAGTAAGGTAGAAATAACCAATGAGAAAGTAAGTGAATGTCTTCAATCAAACCCCACTGCCTATGACAAAAATGGAGAAATACATTATGATATTATTTCTGCATTTATCAAATCCATCAGGGGCAGTGATCCAGATGCTGCGGTATATTGGTTGGCACGCATGGTAGAAGGAGGCGAAGATCCTAAATTTATTGCTCGTAGACTTGTTATTTCGGCAGCTGAAGACATTGGAATGGCCAATCCCAACGCCTTATTATTGGCAAATCAATGCTTTGAAGCCATTAAAATGGTGGGGTGGCCCGAAGGTAGAATCATATTATCGCAGACCACCATTTACTTGGCCACAAGTCCTAAAAGCAATGCATCCTATCTGGCCATAAAAAAAGCACAGGAATTGGTTAGACAAACTGGCAATTTACCTGTTCCTTTACATTTACGCAATGCACCGACCAAATTGATGAAAGAATTGGGATATGGGAAAGAATACAAATATTCCCATGACTACCCAGAAAATTTTGTAGAACAAGATTTTATGCCAGACGAAATAAAAAATGCAAGATTATACTTACCTCAAAACAATGCCCAAGAAAATAAAATTGCAGAAAGATTAAAAAAATGGTGGAAAAGAAAATACAATCATTAG
- a CDS encoding superoxide dismutase [Ni] has product MNLISKFFSGCVLTIALLSFSNEAKAHCEIPCGIYGDSTRIVLMYEHIATIEKSMKEIVELSAKGDVDYNQMVRWVVNKEEHATKIQDIASQYFMYQRIKVKDPSDTEAYAQYIKQLTLMHKIQVYAMKTKQGTDLKNIRLLREALHDFEHAYFGGH; this is encoded by the coding sequence ATGAATTTAATAAGTAAATTTTTCAGTGGATGTGTGCTAACAATAGCCCTTCTTAGTTTTTCGAATGAGGCCAAGGCTCATTGTGAAATTCCTTGTGGTATTTATGGTGATTCTACACGCATTGTTCTTATGTATGAACATATTGCAACCATCGAAAAGTCGATGAAAGAGATCGTGGAATTATCTGCAAAAGGAGATGTTGATTATAACCAAATGGTTCGTTGGGTTGTGAACAAAGAGGAGCATGCTACAAAGATTCAGGATATTGCCAGTCAGTATTTTATGTATCAAAGAATCAAAGTAAAAGATCCTTCAGATACAGAAGCATATGCCCAATACATTAAGCAGTTAACCTTAATGCATAAAATACAGGTGTATGCCATGAAAACAAAGCAGGGGACTGATTTGAAGAATATTCGCTTGCTTAGGGAGGCATTACACGATTTTGAACATGCCTATTTTGGTGGTCATTGA
- the sucB gene encoding 2-oxoglutarate dehydrogenase, E2 component, dihydrolipoamide succinyltransferase, producing the protein MSTFEILMPKMGESVEEATITKWFVSVGDKIEEDDVLLEIATDKVDSEIPSPVTGIVKELLYETDALVPVGKAVAIIELEGSDSAEEEKTEAVEVKDKKKEVAGTQVQASDSSATVASTFEIIMPKMGESVEEATITKWFVSVGDKIEEDDVLLEIATDKVDSEIPSPVAGTVSEILYETDALVPVGKAVAIITMEGAEGTSNATSQPAAVKEVEKSVESASQVSAAAQDFSTSDKFYSPLVKSIAKAEGVSVQELDSIKGTGQNNRVTKVDILDYVKNRNASSPAKSSSKPASSPAASSAPKAKEAIQRPPVSVNAEDEIVEMDRMRKLIADHMVMSKQVSPHVTAVIEVDMTNIVLWRNKSKAAYLDKYGEKITFTPIFFEATARALRDFPGVNASVDGQNIIYRKNVNIGMAVALPSGNLIVPVIKQADHKNLAGLTSDVNRMASLARNNKLSPDDIQGGTFTITNFGSFKNIIGTPIINQPQVAILAVGAIEKKPAVIETPTGDVIGIRHKMFLSLSYDHRIVDGALGGNFLRRIGDYLEQFDIDRAI; encoded by the coding sequence ATGTCAACATTTGAAATTCTTATGCCCAAAATGGGCGAGAGCGTTGAGGAAGCAACAATTACAAAATGGTTCGTGTCGGTAGGAGATAAAATAGAGGAGGATGATGTACTATTGGAAATAGCCACAGATAAAGTGGATTCTGAAATTCCTTCTCCGGTTACCGGAATCGTTAAAGAACTACTTTATGAAACGGATGCCTTGGTACCCGTAGGCAAAGCAGTTGCAATTATTGAGCTGGAAGGCAGTGATTCGGCTGAAGAGGAAAAAACGGAAGCCGTTGAAGTTAAAGACAAGAAGAAAGAAGTCGCCGGTACGCAAGTACAAGCATCTGATTCATCTGCTACAGTAGCATCCACATTCGAAATTATTATGCCCAAAATGGGAGAGAGTGTGGAAGAGGCAACAATTACAAAATGGTTTGTGTCGGTAGGAGATAAAATAGAAGAGGATGATGTATTATTGGAGATAGCGACAGACAAGGTGGACTCAGAGATTCCTTCTCCTGTTGCTGGAACTGTAAGTGAAATTTTATATGAAACAGATGCCTTGGTTCCAGTTGGAAAAGCCGTGGCGATAATTACAATGGAAGGCGCTGAAGGAACATCAAATGCTACGTCGCAACCTGCTGCCGTGAAAGAAGTTGAGAAAAGTGTCGAAAGTGCATCTCAAGTATCTGCTGCAGCACAAGATTTTAGTACATCTGATAAATTTTATTCGCCATTGGTTAAAAGCATTGCCAAAGCAGAGGGTGTTTCTGTCCAGGAACTGGACTCCATAAAAGGAACCGGGCAAAATAATAGAGTTACCAAAGTTGATATTCTAGATTATGTAAAAAATAGAAATGCAAGTTCTCCTGCAAAATCTTCAAGTAAACCTGCATCTTCACCTGCTGCTTCCTCTGCTCCTAAAGCAAAAGAAGCAATACAGCGTCCACCGGTTTCAGTTAATGCTGAAGACGAAATAGTAGAGATGGACCGTATGCGTAAGTTAATTGCTGATCATATGGTGATGTCTAAACAAGTATCACCCCACGTAACTGCAGTTATAGAAGTAGACATGACAAATATTGTGTTGTGGCGTAATAAAAGTAAAGCAGCATATCTGGATAAATATGGTGAGAAAATTACATTTACACCTATTTTCTTTGAAGCTACAGCAAGAGCACTTCGAGACTTCCCTGGAGTAAATGCCTCGGTGGATGGTCAGAATATTATCTATCGAAAAAATGTAAATATAGGAATGGCAGTAGCACTTCCTAGTGGTAACCTTATTGTTCCAGTGATTAAGCAGGCCGACCATAAAAATCTAGCGGGACTAACCTCTGATGTGAATAGAATGGCCAGTCTGGCTAGAAACAATAAACTTTCTCCAGATGATATACAAGGTGGAACATTTACCATTACCAATTTTGGTTCATTTAAAAATATCATAGGTACACCCATTATAAATCAACCTCAAGTGGCTATTCTGGCTGTAGGAGCAATCGAAAAGAAACCAGCTGTTATTGAAACACCAACAGGTGATGTAATTGGTATCAGACATAAAATGTTCTTATCACTGTCGTATGATCATCGAATAGTTGATGGTGCCTTAGGAGGCAACTTCCTTCGTAGAATAGGTGATTACTTGGAGCAGTTTGATATAGATAGAGCAATTTAA
- the msrA gene encoding peptide-methionine (S)-S-oxide reductase MsrA, translating into MCNGNTGHAEVCQITYDADIISFGELLTVFWSVHDPTTLNRQGADVGTQYRSVIFYHNEDQKRIAEEQIKVVNEQKLYKDPIVTEVTAFANFFVAEDYHQEYFANNPNQGYCRMVVGPKVEKFQKLFTDQLKK; encoded by the coding sequence GTGTGTAATGGCAATACTGGGCATGCCGAAGTGTGCCAGATCACATATGATGCGGATATAATATCATTCGGAGAGTTGCTGACCGTATTTTGGTCGGTTCACGATCCAACAACATTGAATAGACAAGGAGCTGATGTTGGTACACAGTATCGTTCTGTAATTTTTTATCATAACGAAGATCAAAAACGTATTGCAGAAGAACAAATAAAGGTGGTGAATGAACAAAAGCTTTATAAGGATCCTATCGTTACAGAAGTAACTGCTTTTGCAAACTTTTTTGTGGCAGAGGATTATCACCAAGAGTATTTTGCCAATAATCCTAATCAAGGTTATTGCAGAATGGTTGTTGGTCCTAAGGTTGAAAAATTTCAAAAGCTCTTTACAGATCAATTAAAGAAATAA
- a CDS encoding quinone-dependent dihydroorotate dehydrogenase, with the protein MYKHIIRPILFKFDPEKVHHFMVSSIKVIFNLPGAGAMIRSLQQVEDKRLERVVMGLKFKNPVGLAAGLDKNADVYNEFADLGFGFIEIGTVTPKAQDGNPPKRLFRLIEDEAIINRMGFNNGGALKVVKKLKKNKGKVIIGGNIGKNTGIPEQQITDDYLTCFRTLFDYVDYFVVNVSCPNVGVTAKLQDKAYLIELLSKLQSDKLQCENRKPIVLKISPDLNDHQLDEIIEVVRETKIDGVIACNTSTNRTNLSTSNEKLNNIGNGGLSGKPIADRSNRVIKYLADHSQKAFAIIGVGGIHSEEDALRKMKAGADLVQIYTGFIYEGPGLIKRINKALLK; encoded by the coding sequence ATGTACAAACATATTATCCGACCCATTCTTTTTAAATTTGATCCAGAGAAAGTACATCATTTTATGGTTTCCTCCATAAAAGTGATTTTTAATTTACCAGGTGCAGGTGCTATGATTCGCAGTCTGCAGCAGGTAGAAGATAAAAGACTAGAGAGAGTGGTGATGGGATTAAAATTTAAAAATCCGGTTGGTTTAGCTGCTGGTTTAGACAAAAATGCAGATGTATACAACGAATTTGCAGACTTAGGTTTTGGATTTATTGAAATTGGAACGGTGACACCTAAAGCGCAAGATGGGAATCCACCCAAACGTTTATTCAGATTGATCGAAGATGAAGCTATTATTAATAGAATGGGATTTAATAATGGTGGTGCGCTCAAGGTGGTTAAAAAATTAAAAAAGAATAAAGGAAAGGTGATTATTGGCGGAAATATTGGAAAAAACACGGGCATACCGGAACAGCAAATCACCGATGATTATCTTACATGTTTTAGGACTTTATTTGATTATGTAGATTATTTTGTTGTAAATGTTAGCTGTCCTAATGTGGGGGTTACCGCTAAATTACAAGACAAAGCTTATTTAATAGAGTTGCTGAGCAAACTACAAAGCGATAAGCTTCAATGTGAGAATAGAAAACCAATCGTTTTAAAAATATCTCCGGATCTTAATGATCATCAATTGGATGAAATAATAGAAGTGGTGCGGGAAACGAAAATTGATGGTGTGATAGCTTGTAATACATCTACCAATAGAACTAACTTAAGTACTTCAAACGAAAAACTAAATAATATAGGAAATGGTGGTTTAAGTGGAAAACCCATTGCAGACAGGAGTAATAGGGTTATTAAATATTTAGCAGATCATTCCCAAAAAGCATTTGCTATTATAGGTGTAGGTGGTATTCATAGTGAAGAAGATGCTTTAAGAAAAATGAAGGCGGGCGCTGACCTGGTGCAGATTTATACTGGTTTTATTTACGAGGGACCAGGACTTATTAAGAGAATTAATAAAGCGCTACTGAAATAG
- a CDS encoding helix-turn-helix domain-containing protein, which translates to MKQRLQTLLATEKIVSSRFADIVGVNRSSISHLLNGRNNPSLEFLQKVLVKFPHINPDWLLLGQGSMYRNNKDNKANTVLPPKNLFEDKEVDRNEEKSEVSKPEKVIEKDEHVPVTTEPEERAPYSMQHEKKVTPPSSSQQQLDRIVFFYSDGTFDTYRPNR; encoded by the coding sequence ATGAAACAACGATTACAAACCTTATTGGCTACCGAAAAAATAGTATCTTCCAGATTTGCAGATATTGTTGGAGTCAACAGATCCAGTATTTCTCATTTACTCAATGGCAGAAATAACCCTAGTTTAGAATTTTTACAAAAGGTATTGGTAAAATTTCCCCATATTAATCCAGATTGGTTACTGCTGGGACAAGGTAGTATGTATAGAAACAACAAAGACAATAAGGCAAATACAGTGCTTCCTCCTAAAAATCTATTTGAAGACAAAGAGGTAGATAGAAATGAGGAAAAGAGTGAAGTTAGCAAGCCAGAAAAGGTGATAGAGAAGGATGAGCATGTACCTGTCACCACAGAGCCTGAAGAAAGAGCGCCGTATTCTATGCAGCATGAAAAAAAAGTCACCCCACCATCATCATCTCAACAGCAATTGGATCGGATTGTATTTTTTTATAGCGATGGAACTTTCGATACTTACAGACCCAATCGTTAA
- a CDS encoding alpha-ketoacid dehydrogenase subunit alpha/beta, whose product MKSNVKEIYKIKTAEKDTLLKWYYLLKLGRSLDDRAPNYLKQAIGWSYHAPAAGHDAIQLAIGQNFDRSKDHLFPYYRDLQTCVSAGMTAEEIIYNGISKDADVAGGGRHMSNHFAKPAWNIHNVSSCTGNHTLHATGIARAIKNYKSKGVAISSQGESSVSEGYVYEAINGASNEQLPVVFVFQDNGYGISVPKKDQTANRKVAHNFEGLKNLRILYCNGKDVFDSMNTMAEAVKWAAEEQKPVIVHANCVRIHSHSNSDRHELYRDKAELNYVQEYDPIAKFRRMLIRYERATEEELNGIDEEVKAEVKKAHKAGLAAAQPAPESIYDFVYAPAYVPQKYPDGLHNEQGDPKKLIEALNSTLKEEFRRNPDTYIWGQDMANKDKGGIFNVSKGMQQEFGHQRVFNAPIAEDYIMGTANGMSRFNKDIRIVVEGAEFADYFWPAMEQFVETTHEYWRTKGQYSPNITVRLASGGYIGGGLYHSQNIEGALTTFPGVRVVYPSYADDAAGLLRTAIRSEGMTLFLEPKALYNSPKAATPIPEEFEVPYGKARTRREGTDLTIVTYGNTTHMCVEAADALYKEGKGNIEVIDLRSLIPLDKESILESIKKTSKLMVVHEDKVFSGFGGEVAATIAEVGFQYLDAPIKRIGSTFTPVGFNRILEAATLPNTQKIKDAAVELLAY is encoded by the coding sequence ATGAAATCAAATGTAAAAGAGATATATAAGATAAAAACAGCAGAAAAGGATACACTGTTAAAGTGGTACTACTTGCTAAAGTTAGGCAGGAGTCTTGATGATAGAGCTCCTAACTACCTTAAACAAGCAATAGGCTGGTCGTACCATGCGCCTGCAGCAGGACATGATGCTATACAATTGGCCATCGGTCAGAATTTTGATAGGAGTAAGGACCATCTTTTTCCGTATTATCGTGATTTACAAACCTGTGTTTCTGCGGGAATGACTGCTGAGGAAATTATTTACAATGGTATATCCAAAGATGCGGATGTGGCAGGCGGAGGTCGTCATATGTCAAACCACTTTGCAAAGCCAGCATGGAATATCCACAATGTTTCATCATGTACAGGTAACCATACCTTGCATGCAACAGGAATCGCCCGGGCTATTAAAAATTATAAATCAAAAGGAGTAGCTATTAGTTCGCAGGGCGAATCCTCTGTTTCAGAAGGATATGTATATGAGGCTATTAATGGAGCTTCGAACGAACAACTGCCAGTGGTATTTGTGTTTCAGGATAATGGATATGGAATATCAGTACCAAAGAAAGACCAGACAGCTAATAGAAAGGTAGCCCATAATTTTGAAGGCCTCAAAAATCTAAGAATTCTTTATTGTAATGGTAAGGATGTTTTTGATTCTATGAATACGATGGCAGAGGCTGTAAAATGGGCAGCAGAAGAACAAAAACCAGTTATTGTTCATGCCAATTGTGTACGGATACATTCACACTCTAATTCTGACAGACACGAATTATATCGCGATAAGGCAGAATTAAATTATGTGCAAGAATATGATCCTATTGCCAAATTCAGAAGAATGTTAATTCGGTACGAACGCGCCACTGAAGAAGAATTGAATGGGATTGATGAAGAAGTAAAAGCAGAAGTTAAAAAAGCCCATAAAGCTGGTTTGGCTGCTGCACAGCCAGCGCCGGAAAGTATCTATGATTTTGTTTATGCACCTGCTTATGTTCCTCAAAAATATCCCGATGGTTTACATAATGAACAAGGTGACCCCAAAAAACTGATTGAAGCCTTAAATAGTACCCTAAAAGAAGAGTTTCGGAGAAATCCGGATACCTATATTTGGGGGCAAGATATGGCCAATAAAGATAAAGGAGGTATTTTTAATGTGTCCAAGGGAATGCAACAAGAGTTTGGACATCAACGTGTTTTTAATGCTCCTATAGCCGAGGATTATATCATGGGTACTGCCAACGGAATGTCTCGTTTTAACAAAGATATTCGTATCGTTGTGGAGGGGGCAGAATTTGCTGATTATTTTTGGCCAGCCATGGAACAGTTTGTTGAAACTACGCATGAGTACTGGCGAACCAAAGGACAGTATTCTCCTAATATTACCGTACGACTAGCTTCTGGAGGTTATATAGGCGGGGGACTCTATCACTCACAAAATATAGAAGGTGCATTGACAACCTTTCCTGGTGTGCGTGTGGTATATCCATCCTATGCAGATGATGCAGCGGGCTTATTACGTACGGCTATACGCTCTGAAGGTATGACATTGTTCCTTGAGCCTAAAGCTTTGTATAATTCACCTAAAGCAGCAACTCCAATTCCAGAAGAATTTGAAGTGCCTTATGGTAAGGCAAGGACAAGACGCGAAGGAACAGACCTGACCATTGTTACTTATGGAAACACCACACATATGTGTGTGGAGGCTGCCGATGCATTATATAAGGAAGGTAAAGGTAATATTGAAGTAATCGATCTGAGATCATTAATTCCATTGGATAAAGAATCCATATTGGAGTCTATTAAAAAGACATCTAAATTAATGGTTGTGCATGAAGATAAAGTGTTTAGTGGTTTTGGAGGTGAAGTCGCTGCAACAATTGCTGAAGTAGGTTTTCAGTATCTGGATGCTCCGATTAAACGTATTGGATCGACTTTTACACCAGTGGGTTTTAATCGGATTTTAGAGGCTGCGACCTTACCTAATACACAGAAAATAAAAGATGCAGCAGTAGAATTATTGGCTTATTAA
- a CDS encoding flavodoxin: MKKIGLFYSFNSVKTRQQAEKMCKALGEDNVEKVNVEDATQQKFMEFSNYILAVPTWFDGELPNYWDEFLPSVEDDSLKGKTFALYGGGDQKGYSENFVDGIGIMADFLEARGGKVVGFTSTEGYEFESSRAQRGNEFVGLALDIENQAALSDDRIKNWVEKLKKEFK; encoded by the coding sequence ATGAAGAAAATAGGATTATTTTATAGTTTTAATTCAGTTAAAACAAGACAGCAGGCTGAAAAAATGTGTAAAGCATTGGGAGAAGATAATGTGGAGAAAGTAAATGTAGAAGATGCTACACAACAAAAATTTATGGAATTCTCAAATTATATATTAGCGGTACCAACCTGGTTTGATGGAGAATTGCCTAACTACTGGGATGAGTTTTTGCCATCAGTGGAGGACGATTCTTTGAAAGGCAAGACATTTGCATTATATGGAGGTGGAGATCAAAAAGGCTATTCTGAAAATTTTGTAGATGGCATTGGTATTATGGCTGATTTTCTTGAAGCAAGAGGTGGAAAAGTGGTAGGATTTACTTCTACTGAAGGATATGAGTTTGAAAGTTCCAGGGCTCAACGAGGAAATGAATTTGTGGGATTGGCACTGGATATTGAAAATCAAGCTGCGCTTTCTGATGATAGAATCAAAAATTGGGTGGAAAAACTCAAAAAGGAATTTAAGTAA